From the genome of Flavipsychrobacter sp., one region includes:
- a CDS encoding T9SS type A sorting domain-containing protein, which yields MKKIILTLSVLFGALTASYAQSYIWGTVAPNSGQGNILDMKVWLIKKCQVGNSYTLTAIDSADIADSIHAFSFPNPQIGTNCQLLVKAAFKTNSPHYNNYLPTYYSGSTSGVGSLLWSGAAPVTAATQSNPTYWNFTMVQGTNPGGPGFVGGSVLQGANKGTAAGDPLEGRTMLLTDMKDNAVAFTTTDATGKFSFSSLANGVYKLFGDQWGKDNPALTITVDANNQNINNIVFEETSTKFSGRFVWATNVTNVNSNLSNLTVYPNPMKGEVKVAGLQNIAGDKLVTITNVSGAVVYTNTFSEGANVVLSTSDMASGLYLMQVKTTEGTATFKLTK from the coding sequence ATGAAAAAAATAATTCTTACACTATCTGTACTGTTCGGTGCACTTACTGCATCTTATGCACAGTCTTATATTTGGGGGACAGTAGCTCCTAATTCTGGTCAGGGTAATATACTGGACATGAAAGTATGGCTAATTAAAAAATGCCAAGTAGGGAACAGCTACACGCTTACAGCCATTGATAGTGCTGATATTGCCGACAGTATACATGCATTTAGTTTCCCTAATCCTCAAATAGGTACTAACTGCCAGTTGTTAGTTAAAGCAGCATTTAAGACAAACTCACCGCATTATAATAACTATTTGCCTACTTATTATTCGGGTAGTACATCAGGAGTAGGTAGCCTTTTATGGTCTGGGGCTGCACCTGTAACTGCTGCAACGCAGTCTAATCCAACTTATTGGAACTTTACTATGGTACAAGGTACTAATCCTGGTGGTCCTGGTTTTGTAGGTGGTTCAGTATTGCAAGGTGCTAATAAAGGTACTGCTGCCGGCGATCCATTGGAAGGGCGTACTATGTTACTAACAGACATGAAGGACAATGCCGTGGCTTTTACAACTACTGATGCAACAGGTAAATTCAGCTTCAGCAGCTTGGCTAATGGTGTGTACAAATTGTTTGGCGACCAATGGGGTAAAGACAACCCTGCACTTACTATAACTGTAGATGCAAACAATCAAAACATCAACAATATAGTTTTTGAGGAAACCAGCACTAAATTCTCTGGTCGTTTTGTATGGGCAACTAATGTGACCAACGTAAACAGTAACCTAAGCAACTTAACAGTTTATCCTAACCCAATGAAGGGAGAAGTTAAAGTGGCAGGTTTACAAAATATAGCTGGTGATAAGCTGGTAACTATTACTAATGTTTCGGGAGCAGTGGTTTATACTAACACATTCTCAGAGGGGGCTAATGTAGTATTGTCTACTAGTGACATGGCTAGTGGTCTTTACCTGATGCAAGTGAAAACTACAGAAGGTACTGCTACGTTTAAGCTTACCAAATAG